In the genome of Muntiacus reevesi chromosome 5, mMunRee1.1, whole genome shotgun sequence, one region contains:
- the FMOD gene encoding fibromodulin — protein sequence MQWASILLLAGLCSLSWAQYEEDTHWWFQFLRNQQSTYDDPYDPYPYEPYEPYPYGGEEGPAYAYGSPPPPEPRDCPQECDCPPNFPTAMYCDNRNLKYLPFVPSRMKYVYFQNNQISSIQEGVFDNATGLLWIALHGNQITSDKVGRKVFSKLRHLERLYLDHNNLTRIPSPLPRSLRELHLDHNQISRVPNNALEGLENLTALYLHHNEIQEVGSSMKGLRSLILLDLSYNHLRKVPDGLPSALEQLYLEHNNVFSVPDSYFRGSPKLLYVRLSHNSLTNNGLASNTFNSSSLLELDLSYNQLQKIPPVSTNLENLYLQGNRINEFSISSFCTVVDVMNFSKLQVLRLDGNEIKRSAMPADAPLCLRLASLIEI from the exons ATGCAGTGGGCTTCCATCCTGCTGCTGGCAGGGCTCTGCTCCCTCTCCTGGGCCCAGTATGAGGAAGACACTCACTGGTGGTTTCAATTCCTCCGCAACCAGCAATCCACCTATGACGACCCCTACGACCCTTACCCCTATGAGCCTTATGAGCCTTACCCCTACGGGGGAGAGGAAGGTCCAGCTTATGCCTATGGCTCTCCACCCCCACCAGAGCCCCGAGACTGCCCCCAGGAGTGCGACTGTCCCCCCAACTTCCCCACAGCCATGTACTGCGACAACCGCAATCTCAAGTACCTGCCCTTTGTCCCCTCCCGCATGAAGTATGTCTACTTCCAGAACAACCAGATCTCGTCCATCCAGGAGGGTGTCTTCGACAATGCCACTGGGCTGCTCTGGATTGCTCTCCATGGCAACCAGATCACCAGTGATAAGGTGGGCAGGAAGGttttctccaagctgaggcaCCTGGAGAGGCTGTATCTGGACCACAACAACCTGACCCGGATACCCAGCCCACTGCCCCGATCCCTGAGAGAGCTCCATCTTGACCACAACCAGATCTCAAGGGTCCCCAACAATGCGCTGGAGGGCCTGGAGAACCTCACCGCCTTGTACCTTCATCACAATGAGATCCAGGAAGTGGGCAGTTCGATGAAAGGCCTCCGATCACTGATCTTGCTGGACCTGAGCTACAACCACCTGAGGAAGGTACCTGATGGACTGCCCTCAGCCCTTGAGCAGCTGTACCTAGAGCACAACAACGTCTTCTCGGTCCCCGACAGCTACTTCCGGGGCTCACCCAAGCTGCTGTATGTGCGGCTATCCCACAACAGCCTCACCAATAATGGCCTGGCGTCGAATACCTTCAATTCCAGCAGCCTCCTTGAGCTTGACCTCTCCTACAATCAGCTGCAGAAGATCCCCCCAGTCAGCACCAACCTGGAGAACCTCTACCTCCAAGGCAATAGGATCAATG AGTTCTCCATCAGCAGCTTCTGCACCGTGGTGGATGTCATGAACTTCTCCAAGCTGCAGGTGCTGCGCCTGGACGGCAACGAGATCAAGCGCAGCGCCATGCCCGCCGACGCGCCCCTCTGCCTGCGCCTGGCCAGCCTCATCGAGATCTGA